The following are encoded in a window of Podospora pseudoanserina strain CBS 124.78 chromosome 6, whole genome shotgun sequence genomic DNA:
- a CDS encoding hypothetical protein (COG:S; EggNog:ENOG503P2GC) — translation MFSPTIASMLVSISTMASLGIAAPSNLAQRSPSQLSITAQLQIADSGVDRAALLPQDKDYVYDFNQNPGRFADRKTFPALVGTGGSLAVGILPPCGMSFLHIHPRSAELFAVIEGRVLTEAVLEAGVVDADGKPRVIHTDLGPNMMTVFPGGAFHTQLNPECTNASIVAAFPSEDPGIGLILPQTFALDDEWLETQFGDISTNEIAKLRASLPTGLFLQAEDCKKKCGIQTE, via the exons ATGTTCTCCCCTACCATTGCCAGCATGCTTGTCAGCATTTCAACCATGGCGTCGTTAGGCATTGCGGCGCCTTCGAACCTTGCTCAACGGTCACCGTCCCAATTGAGTATCACGGCGCAGTTGCAAATCGCGGATAG CGGTGTCGACCGAgctgccctcctccctcagGACAAGGACTACGTCTACGACTTTAATCAAAACCCCGGGCGTTTTGCCGATCGCAAAACATTCCCTGCTCTTGTAGGCACTGGGGGTAGTCTGGCTGTCGGCATACTTCCTC CTTGCGGCATGTCTTTTCTGCACATTCACCCTCGCTCCGCCGAATTGTTCGCCGTTATTGAAGGACGTGTTCTCACCGAAGCGGTCCTTGAGGCCGGCGTCGTCGATGCAGACGGCAAGCCGAGGGTCATTCACACCGACCTTGGCCCAAACATGATGACTGTGTTCCCTGGTGGAGCCTTTCATACACAGCTGAACCCCGAATGCACCAATGCAAGCATCGTCGCTGCTTTCCCGTCCGAAGACCCCGGGATTGGTTTGATCTTGCCGCAGACTTTTGCCCTAGATGACGAGTGGCTGGAGACTCAATTTGGTGATATCTCTACCAACGAGATTGCAAAACTCAGGGCTTCCCTTCCTACTGGGTTGTTTTTGCAGGCAGAGGATTGCAAAAAGAAATGCGGAATTCAAACCGAGTAA
- a CDS encoding hypothetical protein (COG:G; EggNog:ENOG503NXP0) produces the protein MLSSVDPALLSALGLEPTSTKLLSYGGSGFSSTYKLVSTKEGHELQYFVKTGTGPDAEVMFRGEFASLNAIHNAVPSFCPKAYAHGPLHSASASSSSPQLGGGASAGGKYFLVTDFIDLASSASGGTGLSFAAKLATLHTTPAPIPKGHTKPIFGFPVSTCCGSTLQDNSYRETWADFYADCRLRAIVKECIKQNGADRELSDVVEKTASKVVPRLLGEGHLKDVIPVVVHGDLWSGNHGRGRIFTQKGSEEVVFDPSSCYAHSEYELGIMKMFGGFDAGGFWKEYHSLVPKSEPAEGYDDRVALYELYHHLNHFALFGGGYRGGAMSIMRKLLSKYG, from the exons ATGCTATCCAGTGTCGATCCAGCCCTTCTATCCGCTCTTGGGCTAGAACCCACTTCCACCAAGCTGCTTTCCTATGGAGGCTCCGGCTTCTCTTCCACATACAAGCTCGTCTCAACCAAGGAGGGCCATGAGCTCCAGTACTTTGTCAAAACCGGCACAGGTCCTGACGCCGAGGTCATGTTTCGCGGAGAATTTGCCTCGTTGAATGCAATTCACAATGCCGTTCCCTCGTTTTGTCCAAAGGCATATGCCCACGGTCCTCTCCACTCGGcctctgcttcctcttcgtcccccCAACTTGGCGGTGGCGCCAGCGCAGGAGGAAAATACTTCCTTGTAACAGACTTCATTGATCTTGCGTCCTCAGCTTCGGGTGGAACCGGCCTTTCCTTTGCCGCCAAACTCGCAACGTTACAtaccacccccgccccaatTCCAAAGGGGCATACCAAACCAATATTCGGGTTTCCAGTGTCTACCTGCTGCGGATCTACACTTCAGGATAACAGTTATCGGGAAACCTGGGCAGATTTCTATGCAGACTGCCGTCTGCGGGCCATAGTCAAAGAGTGTATCAAGCAGAACGGCGCGGACAGAGAGCTTTCCGATGTGGTGGAGAAAACAGCTAGCAAGGTTGTGCCACGACTCCTGGGAGAGGGGCATCTTAAGGATGTAATTCCTGTCGTTGTGCACGGGGATCTGTGGAGTGGGAATCATGGACGAGGTCGGATTTTCACACAGAAGGGGTCTGAAGAGGTTGTTTTTGATCCGTCTTCCTGTTACGCACACTCGGAGTACGAGCTGGGCATCATGAAGATGTTTGGGGGCTTTGATGCTGGAGGATTTTGGAAAGAATACCACTCACTTGTTCCTAAATCGGAGCCAGCAGAGGGGTATGATGATCGAGTGGCATTATACGAACT GTATCACCATTTAAATCATTTTGCTTtgtttggaggagggtatAGGGGTGGTGCTATGTCCATCATGAGAAAACTTCTGTCCAAGTATGGCTGA